In Shewanella sp. VB17, a single genomic region encodes these proteins:
- a CDS encoding OmpA family protein — translation MKRSVRITICSLFIILINSELALAKVFHYQTEFEQAKWDYSGDRYQCKIEHKVSGFGQFKLIAEPGSPVKLQLIADWVTFNNKQSTLSVQAPSWKRDNHSNSTQTLLVWHDNMASSQKAINPFIEGLEQGASWQASIVATEGDTYLVETTPIATQAIAQKFKLCRHNLLPKPFSYVRRVDLPFNSGSSKLQLAHEADLEAIAQYVAVDNSIVKILVDAHADGSGKRLANLVMSQERADEVASRLIELGITKNMVEVRHHGDRSPKVSNNTHAGRQLNRRVTIRLIKSPITTPVSQQTGAPHESL, via the coding sequence TTGAAAAGATCAGTTCGCATAACAATTTGTTCTTTGTTTATTATTCTTATTAACTCAGAATTGGCCTTAGCCAAGGTTTTTCATTATCAAACAGAATTCGAGCAAGCAAAATGGGATTATTCAGGAGACCGCTACCAATGCAAGATCGAGCATAAAGTGAGTGGGTTTGGTCAATTTAAATTAATTGCAGAACCTGGCAGCCCAGTAAAATTACAGCTCATTGCAGATTGGGTAACATTCAATAATAAGCAAAGTACCCTTAGCGTACAAGCTCCTTCATGGAAGCGAGATAACCACTCAAATTCAACCCAAACCTTGCTGGTTTGGCATGACAACATGGCCAGTAGCCAAAAAGCGATAAATCCATTTATTGAGGGATTAGAACAAGGCGCTTCTTGGCAAGCATCCATTGTGGCGACTGAAGGTGATACATATCTGGTTGAAACCACGCCCATTGCAACCCAAGCAATCGCTCAGAAATTTAAATTATGCCGTCATAATTTACTCCCTAAACCTTTCTCGTATGTGCGCAGAGTCGATTTGCCCTTTAATTCAGGCTCAAGCAAATTACAACTCGCACACGAAGCTGATTTAGAGGCTATAGCACAGTATGTAGCGGTGGATAATTCAATCGTAAAAATATTGGTCGATGCTCATGCAGATGGAAGCGGTAAGCGTTTAGCGAATCTGGTGATGAGCCAAGAAAGAGCCGATGAAGTCGCTTCACGGTTAATTGAATTAGGCATAACAAAAAATATGGTCGAAGTTAGGCACCATGGCGATCGTTCACCTAAGGTGAGCAATAATACTCATGCAGGTCGGCAATTGAATCGAAGAGTCACCATACGTTTAATTAAGTCACCCATTACAACGCCTGTAAGCCAACAAACTGGAGCACCCCATGAGTCTCTTTGA
- a CDS encoding sigma-54-dependent Fis family transcriptional regulator translates to MSLFDIRLVEAELTPENRKQLQAQDFGFWHSLDKPWLTIINLSNSSCAEAALKMAQYPGKNQIALLNPEQTELASCAMQHGAQDYLLLPLDIEQLASLLHRLRRLEQPDTEFIVSSTVSRQLLMLAHRAATTEASILLTGESGTGKEPLARYIHRNSNRAEQPFIAVNCAAIPESILESILFGHVKGAFTGASCDQAGKFEQANGGTLLLDEIGEMPFLLQSKLLRVLQEREVERLGGHKTIKLNIRIIASTNKDLRKAVANGDFREDLFYRLDVLPLKITPLRERKEDILPLAEHFLQKYRHLCDNQYCYFSGQAQQHLLSHSWPGNVRELENTIQRALVMRRGQTIQAADLGIENNSNHYIIKADTPEMGLKASKRQAEFQYILDTLKRFGGHRSQSAESLGMTTRALRYKLVQMREEGIDIEHALNHAA, encoded by the coding sequence ATGAGTCTCTTTGACATTAGGCTTGTTGAAGCTGAACTGACACCTGAGAACCGTAAACAGTTACAGGCACAAGATTTTGGATTCTGGCATTCACTAGATAAGCCTTGGCTTACCATAATCAATTTGTCTAATTCTAGCTGCGCTGAAGCCGCGCTTAAGATGGCTCAATATCCAGGGAAAAACCAAATAGCATTACTTAATCCAGAACAAACTGAACTTGCCAGCTGTGCTATGCAACATGGCGCGCAAGATTATCTGCTACTACCGTTGGATATCGAACAACTCGCCTCTTTGTTGCACAGATTACGCCGCTTAGAACAACCAGATACCGAATTTATCGTCTCGTCAACCGTCAGTCGACAACTATTAATGTTGGCGCATCGTGCCGCCACGACTGAAGCCAGTATTCTGCTCACTGGCGAAAGCGGCACAGGTAAAGAGCCTTTAGCACGCTACATTCATCGTAATTCTAACCGCGCAGAACAACCTTTTATTGCGGTCAATTGTGCAGCCATTCCTGAGAGTATTTTAGAATCCATTCTATTTGGGCATGTCAAAGGTGCCTTCACTGGTGCATCTTGCGATCAAGCAGGAAAATTTGAGCAAGCCAACGGTGGCACTCTCTTGCTGGATGAAATAGGCGAAATGCCGTTTTTATTGCAATCTAAACTACTGCGAGTTTTACAAGAGAGAGAGGTTGAACGTTTAGGTGGTCATAAAACAATCAAACTTAATATTCGTATTATTGCTTCAACAAATAAAGATTTGCGCAAAGCAGTCGCAAATGGTGACTTTAGAGAAGACCTCTTTTACCGCCTCGATGTATTACCTCTTAAAATCACACCACTGAGAGAACGCAAAGAGGACATCCTCCCTTTAGCCGAGCATTTTTTACAAAAATACAGACATTTATGTGATAACCAATATTGCTACTTCAGTGGACAAGCTCAACAACATTTACTCTCCCATAGCTGGCCAGGCAATGTCAGAGAATTAGAAAATACTATTCAGCGAGCACTAGTCATGCGTCGAGGTCAGACAATTCAAGCAGCTGACCTCGGTATAGAAAACAACAGCAACCATTACATCATTAAAGCAGACACGCCAGAAATGGGACTCAAAGCCTCAAAACGACAAGCGGAATTTCAATACATTTTAGACACCCTAAAACGATTCGGAGGTCACCGTAGCCAAAGCGCAGAATCTCTTGGGATGACGACTCGAGCTCTCAGATACAAACTAGTACAAATGCGTGAAGAGGGAATAGACATAGAACATGCATTAAATCATGCAGCCTAA
- the fliE gene encoding flagellar hook-basal body complex protein FliE, with the protein MSASTLVSPQSMMDTLSIHTEMAKGTIKITANPKDQGIQAPSFTELMESKVAAVNTDQNISSAKIRSVDMGESDDLVGAMVASQKASLSFSAMIQIRNRLVQAFDEVMKMPL; encoded by the coding sequence ATGTCAGCTTCAACCTTAGTCAGCCCTCAATCCATGATGGACACGTTAAGCATCCATACAGAGATGGCAAAAGGGACGATAAAAATCACAGCCAACCCTAAAGATCAGGGCATTCAAGCCCCCTCTTTCACCGAACTGATGGAAAGTAAAGTCGCAGCGGTAAACACAGATCAAAACATCTCTTCAGCCAAAATAAGATCCGTAGATATGGGGGAAAGTGATGATTTGGTGGGGGCCATGGTTGCCTCACAAAAAGCAAGCCTCTCTTTCTCAGCAATGATTCAAATCCGTAACCGCTTAGTTCAGGCATTTGACGAAGTAATGAAAATGCCTCTTTAA
- the fliF gene encoding flagellar basal-body MS-ring/collar protein FliF, producing MSTTLAQPSQTITDASNKGEMLSSMKAKWHDFNRGDRQVLLLAILASVVACVIVLLLWTASQGYRPLYGHQEQVETALIIEVLEAEGIAYRLDATSGLVLVAEDKLGKARMLLAAKGVKAKVPSGMESLDNSGIGTSQFMEQAKYRHGLEGELARTIMALKAVRTARVHLAIPKRTLFIRQQPELPSASVMLDLYAGANLQLSQVEAVVNLVSGSISGMTPERVQVVDQEGNHLSSGMASNQDITQARDKQLKYTQDLEQGLIDRASSMLAPVLGQENYQVQIAAQVNFNQVEETRESLDPQSVVIQEQQSINDTDNTLAMGIPGALTNKAPKANKNKKENSSRNLNKQESRQFDVGRSVTHTRYQQMQLENLSVSVLLNSQAGGENGWNETQLTQLGTMVQDAIGFSAERGDQFSINSFEFAQVQIAQFEPMPWWQAEGYQAYLRYFIGAILGFGLIFFVLRPLVSHLTRTAEHSLKEENNEIPVILDPPPAASITSNDQFGDAQALADQLMGLDQNKMSSDWVANQSLPASSSPLTVKMEHLSLLANQEPARVAEVIAHWIGDNDNGQLSR from the coding sequence ATGTCTACAACTCTTGCTCAACCGAGTCAAACCATTACTGACGCTAGTAATAAAGGTGAAATGCTCTCCTCTATGAAAGCTAAATGGCATGACTTCAACCGTGGAGATCGTCAAGTATTACTGCTAGCAATCCTCGCCAGTGTGGTTGCCTGCGTTATCGTCCTACTACTCTGGACTGCCAGCCAAGGATATCGTCCACTCTACGGACATCAAGAGCAGGTTGAAACAGCGCTGATCATTGAAGTACTCGAAGCTGAAGGCATCGCTTACCGTCTCGACGCGACAAGTGGCTTGGTATTGGTCGCTGAAGATAAATTAGGTAAGGCAAGAATGTTACTGGCCGCTAAAGGTGTTAAGGCCAAGGTACCTTCAGGCATGGAGTCACTGGATAACAGTGGCATTGGTACCAGTCAATTTATGGAGCAGGCAAAATATCGCCATGGGCTAGAGGGTGAGTTAGCCCGAACCATCATGGCATTAAAAGCTGTGCGCACTGCCAGAGTTCATCTGGCTATACCTAAGAGAACCTTGTTTATCAGGCAACAACCTGAACTCCCTTCAGCATCTGTGATGTTAGATCTCTATGCTGGGGCAAATTTGCAGCTCAGTCAGGTTGAGGCTGTTGTGAACTTAGTCTCTGGCAGCATAAGCGGCATGACACCTGAACGGGTTCAAGTGGTCGATCAAGAAGGTAATCACCTCAGCTCTGGGATGGCCAGTAATCAAGATATAACCCAAGCAAGAGATAAGCAGCTGAAATATACTCAAGACCTAGAGCAAGGCTTAATAGATCGAGCATCTAGTATGCTAGCCCCCGTGCTAGGGCAAGAAAATTATCAAGTTCAGATCGCCGCTCAAGTAAACTTTAACCAAGTAGAAGAAACACGAGAGTCATTAGATCCACAATCTGTCGTCATCCAAGAACAACAGAGTATCAATGATACCGACAACACCCTTGCAATGGGGATCCCCGGCGCTCTCACCAACAAAGCCCCCAAGGCTAATAAAAATAAAAAAGAGAACTCTAGCCGTAACCTCAATAAACAAGAAAGTCGTCAATTTGATGTAGGACGTTCGGTCACCCATACTCGCTACCAACAGATGCAACTTGAAAATCTCTCAGTTTCTGTCCTACTAAACAGCCAGGCGGGAGGAGAAAATGGCTGGAATGAAACCCAACTGACACAACTGGGCACCATGGTTCAAGATGCAATTGGCTTTTCCGCAGAACGTGGCGATCAATTCAGTATCAATAGTTTCGAATTCGCACAAGTTCAGATAGCCCAATTTGAACCTATGCCATGGTGGCAAGCTGAAGGTTATCAGGCTTATCTCAGATACTTCATCGGTGCTATTTTAGGTTTCGGTCTTATCTTTTTCGTACTTAGGCCTTTAGTTTCTCACTTGACACGTACCGCCGAACACAGCTTAAAAGAAGAGAACAACGAAATACCTGTGATACTCGATCCTCCACCAGCAGCAAGTATTACCAGTAATGATCAATTTGGTGACGCTCAAGCACTGGCAGATCAACTTATGGGACTGGATCAAAACAAAATGAGTAGCGACTGGGTGGCTAATCAAAGCTTACCGGCGTCTAGCTCACCACTCACAGTGAAGATGGAACATCTGAGTTTGCTGGCAAATCAGGAACCCGCTCGCGTCGCTGAAGTGATTGCTCACTGGATAGGTGATAACGACAATGGGCAATTAAGTAGGTAG
- a CDS encoding flagellar motor switch protein FliG has product MNKSKLGIKMDNLEQAAMLLLSMGEKGAAQVMSHLDRNDVQHLSHKMARLSSITQHEAEAVLGRFFMGYQEQSGIARASRSYLQKTLDMALGDRVAKSLIDSIYGDEIKTLVKRLEWVDPQLLAREITHEHSQLQAVLLGLLSAESAAQVLQSLPPEGQDEVLVRIAQLGELDRDVVDELKQLVERCMLIAMEKSHTQVSGIRQVADILNRFEGDREQLMDMIKLHDRKLASDVADNMFDFIILGRQKPEILQEVLELVPPEMLALALKGIDSELKSTLLGALPKRMSSAIETQVEAIGSVPLSQAITARREVMALAKKMMIDGDIELQLFEEQVVE; this is encoded by the coding sequence ATGAACAAGAGTAAACTCGGAATAAAAATGGATAATTTAGAGCAAGCGGCCATGCTGCTACTGAGCATGGGTGAAAAGGGCGCGGCACAAGTTATGTCGCATCTGGACAGAAATGATGTTCAACATTTAAGCCACAAAATGGCACGCTTATCCAGCATCACACAACATGAAGCTGAAGCCGTACTCGGCCGCTTTTTTATGGGGTATCAGGAACAGTCTGGTATCGCGCGCGCCTCTCGTTCATATCTGCAAAAGACATTAGATATGGCCCTTGGTGATCGCGTAGCAAAGAGCCTGATTGATAGTATCTACGGTGATGAAATTAAGACCTTGGTGAAACGACTAGAGTGGGTCGACCCTCAGTTACTGGCGAGAGAAATCACCCATGAACATAGCCAACTGCAAGCTGTACTCTTGGGGCTATTATCGGCTGAAAGTGCGGCCCAAGTACTACAAAGCTTACCTCCCGAAGGACAAGATGAAGTACTGGTTCGCATAGCCCAACTCGGTGAACTAGACCGAGATGTCGTCGATGAACTAAAACAACTCGTTGAACGTTGTATGTTAATTGCAATGGAGAAAAGTCACACTCAAGTATCTGGTATTCGCCAAGTAGCCGACATACTTAATCGATTCGAAGGCGATCGGGAGCAGTTGATGGACATGATCAAACTCCATGACCGTAAACTCGCCAGCGATGTAGCAGACAACATGTTCGATTTCATCATCCTAGGTAGACAAAAACCAGAAATTCTGCAGGAAGTGTTAGAACTTGTACCACCAGAAATGTTAGCCCTCGCACTAAAAGGAATAGACTCTGAGTTAAAGTCAACTTTATTAGGCGCCCTACCTAAACGTATGTCATCGGCGATTGAAACTCAAGTTGAAGCCATAGGTTCTGTCCCTCTCAGTCAGGCTATTACCGCCCGTAGAGAAGTCATGGCGCTCGCCAAAAAGATGATGATCGATGGTGACATTGAATTGCAACTTTTTGAAGAGCAAGTCGTCGAGTAA
- the fliH gene encoding flagellar assembly protein FliH — protein MNNDNTDSKWRLQGGLPHRHRYSPLIPVDSTEGEQKSQWQDYQQAFDTGYKEGISKGHEDGFNSGSEEGQRSGHASGFNQGRIEGQLKGKEAIDEQLNQLLVPIDALKSLLEEGHNQQILQQQATILELIRRVSQQVIRCELTLQPQQILSLIEETMEALPDTTSEMKIHLEPNAVHKLKELASEKVKHWTLVADPSISPGGCRILSDKSDADASVETRLDACMDQVAIRLEQNGEEPLQQTTESSADVK, from the coding sequence ATGAATAACGACAATACTGACTCAAAATGGCGCCTACAAGGAGGGCTACCTCACCGCCACAGATACTCCCCGTTGATCCCAGTCGATTCAACTGAAGGTGAGCAAAAATCCCAATGGCAAGACTATCAGCAAGCCTTCGACACTGGCTATAAAGAGGGGATATCTAAAGGCCATGAAGATGGCTTTAATTCAGGATCTGAAGAAGGGCAGCGATCTGGTCATGCCAGCGGCTTTAACCAAGGTCGTATAGAAGGGCAACTCAAAGGAAAAGAAGCAATCGATGAGCAACTCAACCAGCTTCTCGTCCCTATTGATGCGTTAAAATCGCTTCTTGAAGAGGGGCATAATCAACAAATATTACAGCAGCAGGCTACAATACTTGAACTAATACGTCGCGTTTCTCAGCAGGTCATCCGCTGTGAACTAACCCTACAGCCTCAGCAGATCCTCTCTTTAATAGAGGAAACGATGGAGGCACTGCCAGATACCACTTCAGAGATGAAAATTCATCTTGAACCTAATGCCGTACATAAACTAAAAGAACTGGCTTCAGAAAAAGTTAAGCATTGGACCTTAGTGGCAGACCCTTCTATATCCCCAGGCGGTTGCCGTATTCTCAGTGACAAATCCGATGCCGATGCGTCTGTAGAAACTAGGCTCGATGCCTGCATGGATCAAGTGGCAATAAGACTAGAGCAAAACGGAGAAGAACCGTTACAGCAAACAACTGAGTCAAGTGCCGATGTTAAATAG
- the fliI gene encoding flagellar protein export ATPase FliI gives MLNSTTSTKNSANDRLNWPQVPVAQLYGRLTRVNGLLLEAIGCQLGMGDRCHIQCRDGRKIEAEVVGFNKETLCLMPMENTSGLMPGSRVIPLNGQVQIPVGDGLLGRVLDGLGQPLDNLGCLTNISRQPIANHSINPLLRKPIEKPLDVGIRAINALLPIGRGQRLGLFAGSGVGKSVLLGMMTRFTEADVVIVGLIGERGREVREFIDHSLGKEGQKRAVVIAAPADTTPLMRMRAMRLCHHMAAAFRDQGKHVLLLVDSLTRYAQAQREIALSLGEPPATKGYPPSAFAQLPSLVELAGNGQHPEGTLTAFYTVLTEGDDQQDPIADAARAILDGHLVLSRQLAEQGHFPAIDISASVSRLATQVAKKDQLQQGQRFRHLNSRYNEVRELLPLGGYQAGHDPQMDLAVASYPMMASFLKQDTSQKFDLAESLQTLAELTDYFDDPHSQG, from the coding sequence ATGTTAAATAGCACTACGTCCACCAAAAACTCAGCGAATGATCGATTAAATTGGCCACAAGTACCAGTGGCACAGCTTTATGGCCGCTTAACACGAGTTAATGGTCTATTACTCGAAGCAATAGGCTGTCAGCTTGGTATGGGAGATCGTTGCCACATCCAATGCAGGGATGGCCGAAAAATCGAAGCCGAAGTGGTGGGTTTTAATAAAGAAACACTCTGCTTAATGCCCATGGAAAACACTTCAGGTTTAATGCCTGGCTCCCGTGTGATCCCCCTCAATGGCCAAGTTCAAATTCCTGTGGGCGATGGGTTATTAGGTCGAGTACTTGATGGGTTAGGCCAACCTTTAGATAATTTAGGTTGCCTGACTAATATTAGCCGCCAACCGATTGCTAACCACAGTATAAATCCCTTATTACGTAAACCCATAGAAAAACCTTTAGATGTCGGTATTCGCGCAATTAATGCCCTACTGCCTATCGGTCGTGGTCAACGGCTAGGACTCTTTGCCGGATCTGGGGTGGGCAAAAGCGTACTATTAGGCATGATGACTCGCTTTACCGAAGCTGATGTGGTTATTGTTGGCTTAATTGGTGAGCGTGGTCGTGAAGTGCGGGAATTTATCGATCACTCTTTAGGTAAAGAAGGCCAAAAACGTGCTGTCGTCATCGCAGCACCAGCAGATACCACTCCCTTAATGAGAATGCGTGCCATGCGACTTTGCCATCACATGGCTGCCGCCTTTCGAGATCAAGGCAAACACGTGCTGCTGCTGGTAGATTCACTCACCCGTTATGCTCAAGCACAGCGTGAAATAGCCCTCAGCTTAGGCGAGCCACCAGCCACAAAAGGCTACCCACCTTCCGCCTTCGCTCAGCTGCCCAGTCTAGTAGAACTTGCTGGTAATGGACAACATCCAGAAGGGACATTAACCGCCTTCTATACCGTCTTAACTGAGGGAGATGATCAACAAGATCCGATTGCTGATGCAGCCAGAGCGATCTTAGATGGTCACTTGGTGTTAAGTCGTCAACTAGCCGAACAGGGTCATTTTCCGGCCATTGACATCTCAGCTTCAGTCAGTCGACTGGCAACCCAAGTCGCCAAGAAAGATCAATTACAGCAAGGCCAACGGTTCAGACACCTTAATAGTCGTTACAACGAAGTACGTGAATTGCTGCCTTTAGGTGGTTATCAGGCTGGACACGACCCACAAATGGATCTGGCAGTAGCAAGTTACCCTATGATGGCGAGCTTTCTTAAGCAGGACACTTCGCAAAAATTCGATTTAGCCGAGAGCCTGCAAACATTAGCTGAACTCACTGACTATTTCGATGATCCCCATTCCCAAGGATAA
- a CDS encoding GH3 auxin-responsive promoter family protein produces MNFIHVIRYWQIKRKYKKLINDPITSQENIFHKLIELGKKTQFGKKHRFSNITSIKDFQSLVPMQTNETIAPYMKRVVEGEPDVLWPQKPHYFACTSGTTGDIKYVPVTRESKSNQLLGSVQIAHLYPLLSHQKFLSSANSIVLTGSCTTELMNGFPIGRLSGLSRKLLPEWLFRGVVPAKETLDIPNYEEMMLRIAEEAINANDIRVIVGFPSWVVVLLQTCQKVSGSDNLHHIFPNLNTFYSSGTSCKPYLPAIERMLGHKVNVREFYGSSEAFFALQDLAEEGMLIDSHNNVFFEFIPVDEFNTDEPLCLPLKDVVIGQDYIMLISTFSGLYRYCVGDMVRFTSINPYRILVRGRMQHELNIMGEHIRSEHVEIVMSEVVTDLNITIHEFTVAPSVIDEDSGRFYHQWLIELPDNEIINLPFLAAELDKKLMLSCAFYQDFRTKGELDMPVVTRLPERSFYHYLVKLKGKVDSQQKIPRVTNDRNIADFLLHQAGLTSSEVKAEDIAKAG; encoded by the coding sequence ATGAATTTCATCCATGTAATTAGGTATTGGCAAATTAAACGAAAATATAAAAAGTTGATCAATGATCCTATTACCAGCCAAGAGAATATTTTTCACAAGTTGATTGAATTAGGCAAAAAAACTCAGTTTGGCAAAAAGCATCGATTTTCAAATATCACTAGTATAAAAGATTTCCAATCATTGGTGCCTATGCAAACCAATGAAACAATTGCTCCTTATATGAAAAGGGTTGTTGAAGGTGAGCCAGATGTACTTTGGCCCCAAAAACCACATTATTTTGCTTGCACATCAGGAACGACGGGTGACATAAAATATGTACCTGTCACGAGAGAGAGTAAAAGTAATCAGCTCTTAGGTTCAGTTCAAATAGCACATTTATATCCATTATTAAGTCATCAAAAATTCTTATCTAGTGCAAATAGTATCGTCTTGACGGGATCTTGTACGACAGAGTTAATGAATGGATTCCCAATTGGTAGGTTGTCAGGATTGAGCCGTAAACTGTTACCTGAATGGTTGTTTAGAGGGGTGGTTCCAGCGAAGGAAACTTTGGATATACCTAATTATGAGGAGATGATGTTGCGTATTGCCGAGGAGGCGATTAATGCTAATGATATACGCGTGATAGTGGGGTTCCCCTCTTGGGTTGTAGTACTTCTTCAAACTTGCCAGAAAGTGTCTGGTTCTGATAATTTACATCATATTTTTCCTAATCTGAATACATTTTATTCTTCTGGTACTAGCTGCAAACCCTATTTACCTGCGATAGAAAGAATGCTTGGCCATAAGGTTAATGTTCGAGAGTTTTATGGTTCTTCTGAGGCATTTTTTGCATTGCAAGATTTAGCAGAGGAAGGCATGTTGATTGACAGCCACAATAACGTTTTTTTTGAATTTATACCAGTTGATGAATTTAATACAGATGAGCCATTATGTCTTCCTTTAAAAGATGTTGTGATCGGGCAAGATTACATTATGTTAATCTCAACTTTTTCAGGATTATATCGATATTGTGTCGGAGATATGGTTAGGTTTACTTCAATTAACCCCTATCGTATTCTCGTTCGTGGCCGTATGCAGCATGAGTTAAATATTATGGGTGAGCATATTCGAAGTGAACACGTTGAAATAGTGATGAGCGAGGTGGTGACTGATTTGAATATTACGATTCATGAGTTTACTGTCGCGCCTAGCGTAATTGATGAAGACAGTGGCCGATTTTATCATCAATGGCTGATCGAACTACCGGACAATGAAATTATAAACTTGCCTTTTTTGGCTGCAGAATTAGATAAAAAACTTATGTTATCGTGTGCATTCTATCAAGATTTCCGCACGAAAGGTGAATTGGATATGCCCGTAGTGACACGCCTTCCAGAGCGTTCATTTTATCATTACCTTGTTAAGCTTAAGGGAAAAGTAGACAGTCAGCAAAAGATCCCAAGGGTTACCAATGATCGTAATATTGCTGATTTTTTACTACATCAAGCTGGTTTAACATCCTCCGAAGTTAAAGCTGAAGATATCGCTAAGGCAGGGTAG
- a CDS encoding GNAT family N-acetyltransferase, translating into MRKYRISKDLGEMDIDVIHGFICQSYWAKNMPKSVLQKALAHSLCFGVFTDANEQVGFARMITDRATYAYLADVFILDEYRGLGLSKMLMTDIISHPDLQGLRRMVLATRDAHGLYAQFGFKAVPNPEVLMQVWQPDVYNVSPSPC; encoded by the coding sequence ATGCGTAAGTATAGGATAAGTAAAGATTTGGGTGAGATGGATATTGATGTTATTCACGGGTTTATTTGTCAAAGTTATTGGGCCAAAAATATGCCTAAATCTGTGTTACAAAAAGCGCTGGCTCATTCACTTTGCTTTGGTGTGTTTACCGATGCTAATGAACAAGTGGGTTTTGCGCGTATGATCACAGATAGGGCGACCTACGCTTATTTAGCTGATGTGTTTATTCTTGATGAATATCGTGGCTTAGGCTTAAGTAAAATGCTGATGACCGATATCATCTCACATCCAGATCTACAAGGCTTAAGGCGGATGGTGTTGGCGACACGAGATGCTCATGGTTTATATGCTCAATTCGGTTTTAAAGCTGTGCCTAATCCTGAGGTGTTGATGCAAGTGTGGCAACCAGATGTGTATAACGTGAGTCCATCACCTTGTTGA
- the rlmF gene encoding 23S rRNA (adenine(1618)-N(6))-methyltransferase RlmF codes for MTKPSSKSSQKPTTRLKKNGVRRVKQTTQKAAVSKLNTVSHLERVAGHKKNGLHLRNLHRDGYDFDKLTQASPELTPYVRPNPYGNLSIDFANPQAVKALNAALLKQYYQIAIWNIPEGFLCPPIPGRVDYIHYIADLLAGVDVGQNKESMSGAEHVTLDAYIPKINSKLMKINVLDVGTGANGIYPLLGIQAYGWRFVASDVDPLSLSNVNAIVEANTCLQGKLETRLQHDHQHVFQGIISATDRFDVTLCNPPFHSSLAEASAGSQRKIANLTANRVAKGHNTEFGASGSELNFGGQKAELWCDGGEKQFLNNMIYESKEFATQCLWFTSLVSKKENIKPCYTALEKVGAVTIKTIDMAQGNKLTRVLVWSFLTPKQHKLWAKYRI; via the coding sequence ATGACCAAGCCAAGTTCCAAATCAAGCCAGAAGCCAACAACTAGACTGAAAAAAAATGGTGTAAGGAGAGTAAAACAAACAACACAGAAAGCAGCTGTGAGTAAGCTTAATACTGTCTCTCACCTAGAAAGAGTCGCAGGTCATAAAAAGAATGGGTTGCATTTACGTAACCTTCATCGTGATGGTTATGATTTTGACAAGCTAACGCAAGCCAGTCCAGAATTAACTCCTTATGTCAGGCCTAATCCTTATGGCAATTTATCCATCGATTTTGCTAATCCACAGGCGGTTAAAGCGTTAAATGCTGCATTACTGAAACAGTATTATCAAATAGCCATTTGGAATATTCCAGAAGGTTTTCTTTGTCCACCAATACCAGGAAGGGTGGATTATATTCATTATATTGCCGATCTTTTGGCTGGAGTTGATGTTGGTCAAAATAAGGAGAGTATGAGTGGTGCCGAACACGTTACTCTGGATGCTTATATTCCGAAGATTAACTCTAAGCTAATGAAAATTAACGTATTAGATGTAGGTACTGGCGCAAATGGTATTTATCCATTATTAGGTATTCAGGCCTATGGTTGGCGTTTTGTGGCCAGTGATGTTGATCCGTTATCATTATCTAATGTTAACGCCATTGTTGAAGCCAATACTTGCTTACAAGGTAAGCTAGAAACTCGGTTGCAACATGATCATCAGCATGTGTTTCAAGGTATTATCAGTGCTACAGACCGATTTGATGTCACCTTGTGTAACCCACCGTTTCATTCATCGTTGGCAGAGGCAAGTGCAGGCAGCCAACGTAAGATCGCAAATTTGACCGCTAACAGAGTGGCTAAGGGGCACAACACTGAATTTGGGGCCAGTGGCAGCGAACTTAACTTTGGCGGTCAAAAAGCTGAACTTTGGTGTGATGGCGGGGAGAAGCAGTTTCTGAATAATATGATTTATGAGAGTAAAGAGTTTGCCACCCAATGCCTGTGGTTTACAAGTTTAGTCTCTAAGAAAGAAAATATAAAACCTTGTTATACCGCGCTGGAAAAAGTGGGTGCGGTTACCATCAAGACTATCGATATGGCGCAAGGAAATAAACTCACTCGCGTATTGGTCTGGAGTTTTTTAACCCCTAAACAACATAAACTATGGGCGAAATATCGAATTTAA